The Sander vitreus isolate 19-12246 chromosome 5, sanVit1, whole genome shotgun sequence genome includes a region encoding these proteins:
- the znrf3 gene encoding E3 ubiquitin-protein ligase znrf3 isoform X1, producing the protein MMILPRRGSDRVPDSVVLVIFVVASSLGTVFAKDTAFVEVVLFESSPNGDYTTYTTGLQGRFSKAGATISAEGEIVQMHPLGLCNNNDEEDLYEYGWVGVVKLEQPELDPSCLTVLGKAKRAVQRGATAVIFDVSENPDAIDQLNQIAEDPLKRPVVYVKGNDAVKLMNIVNKQKVARARIQHRPPRQPTEYFDMGIFLAFFVVVSLVCLILLIKIKLKQRRSQSSMNRMAIQALEKMETRKFKAKGKGQRESSCGASDSLSSSSTSDCAICLEKYIDGEELRVIPCAHRFHKKCVDPWLLQHHTCPHCRHNIIEQKKGNPGPACMDPGNPVHSRQRVVLPVHYPGRVHRAGQVTAYPTRTSMDHHGNPITVLTVDQHPDPQGLYPPQSTSAFLRSYHPTLHLDHSLNPHHCGLEHRGPPAYPAQPHHAAFKRPKFHGRNFSRAACFSQYETMYQHYYFQGLTFPQQPEGGQGPAMAGQLGRGGGAHKGHHSRAFQQGLLYPTVVHMAPASSSRIGENGSTSGLGCYHGHRSVCSGYLADCPGSDSSSSSSGQCHCSSSDSMLDCTEVSNQGVYGSCSTFRSSLSSDYDPYVYRSKSPCRGSVGEAGTAACTTVPAEDSLSPIPLGHDCLQLPPGASGYNSGDHLSNCSLEPNYSSRSSLEPRENSNISTTSAGAPEATGADRGTGAQEESGELGAAACSCCFEVLPPSVECKGQDSDQAGPLATARFHRGVDFQSSTSKNYFAPEHMCPSSEQVSYEGLPCCFYKEMKVHRATTGRYTEDYAVNVQYADSEACSGQGCCELNQRIPIIPEDTDYELATGAETQSSLLPISVTVEAEVRTEERHEPREGYFTSGQFRGLPYPQEEEETRALFHPQLSACPTALGSSTSTNKGGLGI; encoded by the exons ATGCATCCTTTGGGActatgtaataataatgatgaggAGGACCTATATGAGTATGGCTGGGTTGGAGTGGTGAAGCTGGAGCAACCTGAGCTGGACCCCAGTTGTCTCACCGTGCTGGGAAAG GCAAAGAGAGCAGTGCAGCGGGGAGCCACAGCCGTCATCTTTGATGTGTCAGAGAATCCAGATGCCATCGACCAG CTAAACCAGATTGCCGAGGATCCTCTGAAGCGGCCCGTGGTTTACGTGAAGGGTAACGACGCCGTTAAGTTGATGAACATCGTCAACAAGCAGAAAGTGGCTCGCGCTCGGATACAACACAGACCACCGAGG CAGCCCACGGAATATTTTGACATGGGCATCTTCCTGGCTTTCTTCGTGGTTGTGTCGCTGGTTTGCCTCATTCTGCTCATCAAGATCAAACTCAAGCAAAGGAGAAGCCAG AGCTCCATGAACAGAATGGCCATCCAAGCCTTGGAAAAGATGGAGACGAGAAAGTTTAAGGCTAAAGGAAAGGGCCAGCGCGAGAGCAGCTGTGGAGCCTCTGATTCACTGAGCAGCAGCTCCACCTCTGACTGCGCCATCTGTCTGGAAAAGTACATTGATGGGGAG GAGCTGCGAGTTATCCCCTGTGCTCACAGATTTCATAAGAAATGTGTCGATCCCTGGTTGCTCCAGCATCACACCTGTCCCCACTGTAGACACAACATCATCG AGCAAAAGAAGGGAAATCCAGGACCAGCGTGCATGGACCCTGGCAACCCAGTCCACAGCCGGCAGCGGGTGGTCCTGCCGGTGCATTATCCCGGCAGGGTGCACCGTGCTGGCCAGGTGACAGCCTACCCAACCAGAACCAGCATGGACCATCACGGCAACCCCATCACCGTGCTCACGGTGGACCAGCACCCAGATCCTCAAGGTCTGTACCCACCCCAATCGACGTCTGCCTTTCTCCGGAGCTATCACCCCACCCTCCATCTGGACCACTCACTCAACCCCCACCACTGCGGATTAGAACACCGTGGACCCCCAGCCTACCCAGCACAGCCGCATCATGCTGCTTTTAAACGACCCAAGTTCCATGGTCGCAACTTTTCCCGAGCAGCCTGCTTTTCGCAGTACGAGACTATGTACCAGCACTACTATTTTCAGGGGTTGACTTTCCCTCAACAGCCTGAGGGTGGCCAAGGGCCTGCTATGGCAGGGCAGCTTGGTAGAGGAGGAGGGGCCCACAAGGGCCACCACAGCAGGGCCTTTCAGCAGGGGTTGTTATACCCCACAGTGGTACACATGGCACCTGCCTCTTCTTCAAGGATAGGTGAGAACGGCAGCACTTCTGGCCTGGGCTGTTACCATGGCCACCGCTCAGTGTGCAGCGGTTACCTTGCCGACTGCCCTGGCagcgacagcagcagcagcagctcaggcCAGTGCCACTGTTCCTCCAGCGACTCCATGTTGGACTGTACTGAGGTCAGCAACCAGGGGGTGTACGGTAGCTGCTCTACCTTCCGCAGCTCACTGAGCAGCGACTACGACCCTTACGTCTACCGGAGTAAGAGTCCGTGTAGAGGTTCCGTGGGGGAAGCAGGGACTGCTGCTTGCACCACAGTTCCTGCTGAGGACTCGTTATCCCCTATTCCCCTGGGACATGATTGCCTACAGCTCCCTCCAGGAGCTTCGGGATATAACTCGGGGGACCACCTCTCCAACTGCAGTTTGGAGCCCAACTACAGCAGTCGCTCATCACTGGAACCCAGGGAGAACAGCAACATTAGCACTACCTCAGCCGGGGCTCCAGAGGCTACCGGAGCAGACAGGGGAACAGGGGCACAGGAGGAGTCGGGGGAGCTCGGGGCTGCAGCCTGTAGCTGCTGCTTCGAGGTGCTTCCTCCCAGTGTGGAGTGTAAAGGGCAGGACTCGGACCAAGCTGGGCCTCTGGCCACAGCACGCTTTCACAGGGGGGTGGACTTTCAGAGCTCAACCTCCAAGAACTACTTTGCTCCTGAGCACATGTGCCCCTCCTCAGAGCAGGTGAGCTACGAAGGGCTGCCCTGCTGCTTCTATAAAGAGATGAAGGTGCACAGGGCCACAACGGGGCGCTACACCGAGGACTACGCTGTTAATGTGCAGTATGCGGACTCGGAGGCCTGCTCTGGACAGGGCTGCTGCGAACTCAACCAGAGAATACCCATAATTCCCGAGGACACAGATTATGAATTAGCCACAGGGGCAGAAACCCAGAGCAGCTTATTGCCCATTAGTGTCACAGTGGAGGCAGAGGTTCGGACGGAGGAGCGACACGAGCCGAGGGAGGGGTATTTCACCTCGGGACAGTTTAGAGGTCTGCCATACcctcaggaggaggaggagacccGGGCTTTGTTCCACCCTCAGCTCTCTGCCTGTCCCACTGCATTGGGAAGCAGTACTTCAACAAATAAGGGAGGTCTGGGTATATGA
- the znrf3 gene encoding E3 ubiquitin-protein ligase znrf3 isoform X2, producing the protein MMILPRRGSDRVPDSVVLVIFVVASSLGTVFAKDTAFVEVVLFESSPNGDYTTYTTGLQGRFSKAGATISAEGEIVQMHPLGLCNNNDEEDLYEYGWVGVVKLEQPELDPSCLTVLGKAKRAVQRGATAVIFDVSENPDAIDQLNQIAEDPLKRPVVYVKGNDAVKLMNIVNKQKVARARIQHRPPRPTEYFDMGIFLAFFVVVSLVCLILLIKIKLKQRRSQSSMNRMAIQALEKMETRKFKAKGKGQRESSCGASDSLSSSSTSDCAICLEKYIDGEELRVIPCAHRFHKKCVDPWLLQHHTCPHCRHNIIEQKKGNPGPACMDPGNPVHSRQRVVLPVHYPGRVHRAGQVTAYPTRTSMDHHGNPITVLTVDQHPDPQGLYPPQSTSAFLRSYHPTLHLDHSLNPHHCGLEHRGPPAYPAQPHHAAFKRPKFHGRNFSRAACFSQYETMYQHYYFQGLTFPQQPEGGQGPAMAGQLGRGGGAHKGHHSRAFQQGLLYPTVVHMAPASSSRIGENGSTSGLGCYHGHRSVCSGYLADCPGSDSSSSSSGQCHCSSSDSMLDCTEVSNQGVYGSCSTFRSSLSSDYDPYVYRSKSPCRGSVGEAGTAACTTVPAEDSLSPIPLGHDCLQLPPGASGYNSGDHLSNCSLEPNYSSRSSLEPRENSNISTTSAGAPEATGADRGTGAQEESGELGAAACSCCFEVLPPSVECKGQDSDQAGPLATARFHRGVDFQSSTSKNYFAPEHMCPSSEQVSYEGLPCCFYKEMKVHRATTGRYTEDYAVNVQYADSEACSGQGCCELNQRIPIIPEDTDYELATGAETQSSLLPISVTVEAEVRTEERHEPREGYFTSGQFRGLPYPQEEEETRALFHPQLSACPTALGSSTSTNKGGLGI; encoded by the exons ATGCATCCTTTGGGActatgtaataataatgatgaggAGGACCTATATGAGTATGGCTGGGTTGGAGTGGTGAAGCTGGAGCAACCTGAGCTGGACCCCAGTTGTCTCACCGTGCTGGGAAAG GCAAAGAGAGCAGTGCAGCGGGGAGCCACAGCCGTCATCTTTGATGTGTCAGAGAATCCAGATGCCATCGACCAG CTAAACCAGATTGCCGAGGATCCTCTGAAGCGGCCCGTGGTTTACGTGAAGGGTAACGACGCCGTTAAGTTGATGAACATCGTCAACAAGCAGAAAGTGGCTCGCGCTCGGATACAACACAGACCACCGAGG CCCACGGAATATTTTGACATGGGCATCTTCCTGGCTTTCTTCGTGGTTGTGTCGCTGGTTTGCCTCATTCTGCTCATCAAGATCAAACTCAAGCAAAGGAGAAGCCAG AGCTCCATGAACAGAATGGCCATCCAAGCCTTGGAAAAGATGGAGACGAGAAAGTTTAAGGCTAAAGGAAAGGGCCAGCGCGAGAGCAGCTGTGGAGCCTCTGATTCACTGAGCAGCAGCTCCACCTCTGACTGCGCCATCTGTCTGGAAAAGTACATTGATGGGGAG GAGCTGCGAGTTATCCCCTGTGCTCACAGATTTCATAAGAAATGTGTCGATCCCTGGTTGCTCCAGCATCACACCTGTCCCCACTGTAGACACAACATCATCG AGCAAAAGAAGGGAAATCCAGGACCAGCGTGCATGGACCCTGGCAACCCAGTCCACAGCCGGCAGCGGGTGGTCCTGCCGGTGCATTATCCCGGCAGGGTGCACCGTGCTGGCCAGGTGACAGCCTACCCAACCAGAACCAGCATGGACCATCACGGCAACCCCATCACCGTGCTCACGGTGGACCAGCACCCAGATCCTCAAGGTCTGTACCCACCCCAATCGACGTCTGCCTTTCTCCGGAGCTATCACCCCACCCTCCATCTGGACCACTCACTCAACCCCCACCACTGCGGATTAGAACACCGTGGACCCCCAGCCTACCCAGCACAGCCGCATCATGCTGCTTTTAAACGACCCAAGTTCCATGGTCGCAACTTTTCCCGAGCAGCCTGCTTTTCGCAGTACGAGACTATGTACCAGCACTACTATTTTCAGGGGTTGACTTTCCCTCAACAGCCTGAGGGTGGCCAAGGGCCTGCTATGGCAGGGCAGCTTGGTAGAGGAGGAGGGGCCCACAAGGGCCACCACAGCAGGGCCTTTCAGCAGGGGTTGTTATACCCCACAGTGGTACACATGGCACCTGCCTCTTCTTCAAGGATAGGTGAGAACGGCAGCACTTCTGGCCTGGGCTGTTACCATGGCCACCGCTCAGTGTGCAGCGGTTACCTTGCCGACTGCCCTGGCagcgacagcagcagcagcagctcaggcCAGTGCCACTGTTCCTCCAGCGACTCCATGTTGGACTGTACTGAGGTCAGCAACCAGGGGGTGTACGGTAGCTGCTCTACCTTCCGCAGCTCACTGAGCAGCGACTACGACCCTTACGTCTACCGGAGTAAGAGTCCGTGTAGAGGTTCCGTGGGGGAAGCAGGGACTGCTGCTTGCACCACAGTTCCTGCTGAGGACTCGTTATCCCCTATTCCCCTGGGACATGATTGCCTACAGCTCCCTCCAGGAGCTTCGGGATATAACTCGGGGGACCACCTCTCCAACTGCAGTTTGGAGCCCAACTACAGCAGTCGCTCATCACTGGAACCCAGGGAGAACAGCAACATTAGCACTACCTCAGCCGGGGCTCCAGAGGCTACCGGAGCAGACAGGGGAACAGGGGCACAGGAGGAGTCGGGGGAGCTCGGGGCTGCAGCCTGTAGCTGCTGCTTCGAGGTGCTTCCTCCCAGTGTGGAGTGTAAAGGGCAGGACTCGGACCAAGCTGGGCCTCTGGCCACAGCACGCTTTCACAGGGGGGTGGACTTTCAGAGCTCAACCTCCAAGAACTACTTTGCTCCTGAGCACATGTGCCCCTCCTCAGAGCAGGTGAGCTACGAAGGGCTGCCCTGCTGCTTCTATAAAGAGATGAAGGTGCACAGGGCCACAACGGGGCGCTACACCGAGGACTACGCTGTTAATGTGCAGTATGCGGACTCGGAGGCCTGCTCTGGACAGGGCTGCTGCGAACTCAACCAGAGAATACCCATAATTCCCGAGGACACAGATTATGAATTAGCCACAGGGGCAGAAACCCAGAGCAGCTTATTGCCCATTAGTGTCACAGTGGAGGCAGAGGTTCGGACGGAGGAGCGACACGAGCCGAGGGAGGGGTATTTCACCTCGGGACAGTTTAGAGGTCTGCCATACcctcaggaggaggaggagacccGGGCTTTGTTCCACCCTCAGCTCTCTGCCTGTCCCACTGCATTGGGAAGCAGTACTTCAACAAATAAGGGAGGTCTGGGTATATGA